In a single window of the Nilaparvata lugens isolate BPH chromosome 1, ASM1435652v1, whole genome shotgun sequence genome:
- the LOC111064484 gene encoding homeobox protein koza-like, producing the protein MENILETQKHCLQGLQRQASGVTPFSIADILKSRAPAHVTLQESAIDMSRKSSPVTKIYHSGMERILRPDGLQLMLREPQESGRKKRSRAAFSHSQVYELERRFNQQRYLSGPERADLAAALKLTETQVKIWFQNRRYKTKRKQMQLIQGPEPSRTDPKRVAVKVLVRDDNPIRSGYPPVPVPFPAYYYYHPLLYSAGAPVPTVSSSTDHDVDYDSESPVNVVDDNPSSTTASTD; encoded by the exons ATGGAGAACATCCTTGAGACGCAGAAGCATTGTCTGCAAGGGTTGCAGCGGCAAGCCAGCGGTGTGACTCCGTTCTCGATAGCTGACATTTTGAAATCACGTGCTCCCGCCCACGTGACACTACAAGAGAGTGCCATCGATATGTCCAGGAAGTCCTCGCCTGTCACCAAGATCTATCATTCAG GTATGGAGCGGATCCTGAGACCCGACGGCCTGCAGTTGATGCTACGCGAGCCGCAGGAGTCGGGCCGCAAGAAGCGATCACGCGCCGCCTTCTCCCACTCACAGGTCTACGAGCTGGAGCGACGCTTCAACCAGCAGCGCTACCTGTCAGGTCCCGAGCGGGCCGACCTGGCCGCCGCCCTCAAACTCACCGAGACCCAGGTCAAGATCTGGTTCCAGAACCGTCGCTACAAGACCAAACGGAAACAGATGCAGCTGATCCAGGGCCCGGAACCGTCGCGAACCGACCCCAAGCGGGTAGCCGTCAAAGTTTTGGTCCGGGATGACAACCCGATACGTTCGGGTTACCCCCCGGTACCTGTACCCTTCCCCGCCTACTATTATTACCATCCCCTGCTATACTCGGCAGGCGCCCCTGTTCCTACAGTTTCATCGAGCACAGACCATGATGTGGATTATGATAGTGAGTCACCAGTTAATGTTGTCGATGATAATCCATCCTCAACGACGGCTAGCACTGATTAG